CCATATTATTGGTGATTCTGGGGGTATTGGGACTAACTAAATTGCCCTTACAGCAATTTCCAGATATCGCGCCTCCTGCTGTACAGGTAACTGCGCTTTATCCCGGTGCAAATGCCGAAACTGTATTACGTTCTGTAGCACCTTCCCTGGAAGAATCAATCAACGGGGTTGAAAACATGAGCTACATGAGCTCTACAGCGAGTAACGATGGTTCACTGGTTATTTCAGTTTACTTTAAACTGGGTACTGACCCGGATCAGGCGGCGGTAAACGTACAAAATCGTGTAGCACAAGCTACAAGTCAGTTGCCTGCTGAGGTTGTACAGGCAGGGGTAACTACTGCAAAACAACAAAACAGCTTAATCATGGTGGTAGATTTACACACCGATAATGAGAAAAGCTATGATCAGACTTTCTTAGCCAACTATGCGCAGATCAACTTAATTCCTGAGTTAAAAAGGATTCAAGGGGTAGGTCAGGCAAATATATTTGGTGGTAGCAGGGATTATTCGATGCGTGTATGGTTAAATCCTGCACAAATGGCAACTTATAATTTAACGCCAAATGAAGTAATGGCGGTTATTAAAGATAAAAACTTAGAAGCTGCTCCGGGTAAATTCGGGGAGAGCAGTAAGAACGCTTTTGAATATGTACTGAAATATAAAGGTAAATTAACCAAACCAGAAGAGTATCAGAACATGATTATCCGTTCTAATGCTGATGGTTCATTTTTACGTCTTAAAGATGTAGCAAGGGTAGAATTAGGTTCTTATACTTATTCGAATTTAACCCGTGTAAATGGTAAAGCAGGTCTGAACATTGCGGTTCAGCAGTTAAGTGGATCAAATGCAAATGAGATTCAGATAGCGATCACAAAATTCATGAAAAAAGCTGAAAAGGAATTTCCTAAAGGCGTTTCTTATGATGTGGTTTACAGTACTAAAACTTCTCTGGATCAGTCTATTGACCAGGTAATCCATACGCTGATTGAGGCATTTATCCTCGTATTTATCGTTGTATTTATCTTCTTACAGGATTTCCGTTCTACCTTAATTCCAGCGATTGCTGTTCCGGTAGCGATTTTAGGTACCTTCTTTTTCATGAAGCTTTTTGGCTTCTCGATTAACTTGTTAACCTTATTTGCACTGGTACTGGCCATTGGTATTGTGGTCGATGATGCGATTGTGGTCGTGGAGGCAGTCCATGCGAAAATGGAGCATAAAAAAATGGGCCCAAAACCGGCAACGGCTGCGGCAATGCATGAGATTACAGGAGCGATTATTTCGATTACCCTGGTGATGAGTGCGGTGTTTTTACCAGTTGGTTTTATGGAAGGCTCAACAGGGGTTTTCTACAGACAGTTTGCTTTTACACTGGCTATTGCGATTGTAATTTCGGCTGTAAACGCGTTAACATTGAGTCCTGCTTTATGTGCGCTGTTTCTGAAACAAACACATACTGATGGTCACGATAACGCAGCCCCAACTAGTTTTAAACAACGTTTTTTTAAAGGTTTCAACACTAGTTTCGAATCTTTAACTAACAGATATGTGGGTAGCTTGAAATTCCTGATCCGTACTAAATGGGTAGGTTTAGCTGGTTTGTTAATCGTTATCCTTGCTACGGTATGGATGGTGAAAAGAACACCTACAGGATTTATTCCTTCGGAAGATCAGGGCTTCATCGCGATTTCGATGTCATTGCCAGCTGGTGCTTCGCTGGAAAGAAGTACACAGGTATTGAAAGAAACAGAGGTTTTATTAAGACCGTTGGCTTTCACCAAACTGTTTAACGTACTGGGTGGTTTTAACTTGCTTACGCAGTCAAACAGTCCATCTGCTGGTGCGATGTTCGTGTTATTGAAACCGACCGCAGAACGTGGAGAGGTAAAAGATATCAATGCGATCATGAATGTGATCAGGGGTAAACTTGCTGCTGTTAAAGGCGCGAATTTCTTCGTGTTTACTTTCCCTACGGTTCCTGGTTTCAGTAACGTCGATGGTTTGGATATGGTGTTACAGGATAAAACAGGGGGTAACATTGGTAAATTTAGTGGTGTAGCTTATAACTTT
The sequence above is drawn from the Pedobacter cryoconitis genome and encodes:
- a CDS encoding efflux RND transporter permease subunit, which codes for MFKKFIDRPVLATVISILLVILGVLGLTKLPLQQFPDIAPPAVQVTALYPGANAETVLRSVAPSLEESINGVENMSYMSSTASNDGSLVISVYFKLGTDPDQAAVNVQNRVAQATSQLPAEVVQAGVTTAKQQNSLIMVVDLHTDNEKSYDQTFLANYAQINLIPELKRIQGVGQANIFGGSRDYSMRVWLNPAQMATYNLTPNEVMAVIKDKNLEAAPGKFGESSKNAFEYVLKYKGKLTKPEEYQNMIIRSNADGSFLRLKDVARVELGSYTYSNLTRVNGKAGLNIAVQQLSGSNANEIQIAITKFMKKAEKEFPKGVSYDVVYSTKTSLDQSIDQVIHTLIEAFILVFIVVFIFLQDFRSTLIPAIAVPVAILGTFFFMKLFGFSINLLTLFALVLAIGIVVDDAIVVVEAVHAKMEHKKMGPKPATAAAMHEITGAIISITLVMSAVFLPVGFMEGSTGVFYRQFAFTLAIAIVISAVNALTLSPALCALFLKQTHTDGHDNAAPTSFKQRFFKGFNTSFESLTNRYVGSLKFLIRTKWVGLAGLLIVILATVWMVKRTPTGFIPSEDQGFIAISMSLPAGASLERSTQVLKETEVLLRPLAFTKLFNVLGGFNLLTQSNSPSAGAMFVLLKPTAERGEVKDINAIMNVIRGKLAAVKGANFFVFTFPTVPGFSNVDGLDMVLQDKTGGNIGKFSGVAYNFIGELMKRPEIAVAFTTFRADYPQLELQLDEAKAEQLGVSVRDVLTTMQAYFGSAQASDFNRFGKYYRVMVQADVADRADPSSMDNVFVKNRAGENVPINTLVKLQRVYGPETVSRYNLFNSIGVNAMAKPGYSSGDAIRAVEEVAAQQLPSGFSYEFTGLTKEEITSGGQSVIIFGLCLVFVYFLLSAQYESYILPLAVILSIPTGVFGVFVAIGLTGIENNIYVQVALVMLIGLLAKNAILIVEFAVQRRRAGNTLVSSALEAAKLRLRPIIMTSLAFVVGLIPMMRASGPSALGNHSISIGAAGGMITGVILGLFIIPVLFVIFQFLQEKVTGKPQDTVVEEHEESININEYETV